In a genomic window of Salegentibacter salegens:
- a CDS encoding restriction endonuclease translates to MAPNKFGYLHSEDYYEEFTRSYEVRYVAEIVHLGLHKFRTLKDSSSYILNSKVKLQFDTWDQQYSRKLDKEAKEKSKVSASRLTKEAREIQEGLESILHHTLEIDDAVNWNSLKDFSNFDEQLPPKPEEPTKPIESEYKSKIDPPLKRFYEPKLSILDKLVSSYRKKKVQEAKDKFDLALEKWNSENDDIVYYNSIINRRYQSELDNYQKEVKKWENDVAAFKNRKKEFYKAQDRNNQSIDELKNQFLQRDPNAINEYFEIVLNNSDYSNFNFPKDFELEYLAHSSTLVVEYYLPDIEDIPTLTEIKYIASRDELKEVHLSNTKKLKLYDTIIYQIVIRSLHELFEADVINAVDYITFNGWVTTVDKAKGQKTNCCITSIHVSREEFLKIDLYQVKPKLCFKGLKGIASPKIHNHIAIKPIQNINKTDKRFIDSKDISGNIQEGDNLASMDWEDFEHLIRELFHKEFSSNGGEVKVTQSSRDGGVDAIAFNPDPIMGGKIVIQAKRYTNTVGVSAIRDLWGTTMNEGASKGIIVTTSNYGPEAYNFAKDKPLSLINGSNLLYLMEKHGYNVKIDLKEAKEAAK, encoded by the coding sequence ATGGCACCAAACAAATTTGGTTATTTACATTCCGAAGATTATTATGAAGAGTTTACTAGAAGTTATGAAGTTCGTTATGTAGCGGAAATAGTACATTTAGGTCTTCATAAATTCAGAACATTAAAAGATTCATCTTCTTATATTTTAAATAGTAAAGTAAAACTCCAATTTGATACCTGGGATCAACAATACTCCAGGAAATTAGATAAAGAAGCTAAAGAGAAGAGCAAAGTAAGCGCTTCTAGGTTGACGAAGGAGGCAAGAGAAATTCAGGAAGGCTTAGAATCTATTCTTCATCATACTCTCGAGATTGATGATGCTGTTAATTGGAATTCTTTGAAAGACTTTTCAAATTTTGATGAGCAACTACCACCCAAACCAGAGGAGCCAACAAAACCTATTGAATCAGAATATAAGTCAAAAATAGATCCTCCTTTAAAAAGATTTTATGAACCAAAACTTTCTATTCTAGATAAATTAGTTTCTTCTTATAGGAAGAAAAAAGTTCAAGAAGCCAAAGATAAATTTGATTTGGCTTTAGAGAAATGGAATTCGGAGAATGATGATATTGTCTACTATAATAGTATTATTAATCGTAGGTATCAGTCAGAATTAGATAATTACCAAAAAGAAGTTAAAAAATGGGAAAATGATGTTGCGGCTTTTAAAAATAGAAAAAAAGAATTTTATAAAGCGCAAGACCGAAATAATCAATCTATAGATGAACTAAAAAATCAATTTTTACAAAGAGATCCAAATGCTATAAATGAATATTTTGAAATTGTATTGAACAATTCAGATTATTCAAATTTCAATTTCCCAAAAGATTTCGAATTAGAATATTTAGCACATTCCAGCACGCTAGTAGTTGAATATTACTTACCTGATATCGAGGATATTCCTACACTTACGGAAATTAAATATATAGCTTCCAGGGACGAACTTAAGGAAGTTCATCTATCTAACACTAAAAAATTAAAATTATATGATACTATTATTTACCAAATAGTAATAAGATCTCTCCACGAACTTTTTGAAGCTGATGTAATAAATGCTGTGGATTATATAACTTTTAATGGTTGGGTAACAACGGTAGATAAAGCAAAAGGACAAAAAACAAACTGCTGTATTACTTCTATTCATGTATCTCGGGAAGAATTTTTGAAAATAGATCTATATCAAGTAAAGCCCAAACTTTGTTTCAAAGGATTAAAAGGAATAGCAAGTCCAAAAATTCACAACCATATTGCTATTAAACCGATTCAAAATATCAATAAAACTGATAAACGATTTATTGATTCTAAAGATATTTCAGGAAATATTCAGGAAGGAGATAATTTAGCCTCTATGGACTGGGAAGATTTTGAACACTTAATAAGGGAATTATTTCATAAGGAATTTAGCTCAAATGGTGGGGAGGTAAAAGTCACACAATCGAGTAGAGATGGAGGCGTAGATGCTATCGCATTTAATCCGGATCCTATTATGGGTGGTAAAATTGTTATTCAAGCGAAGCGGTATACAAATACTGTGGGTGTAAGTGCTATTAGGGATCTGTGGGGAACTACAATGAATGAAGGTGCCTCAAAAGGAATAATAGTAACAACATCTAATTACGGACCTGAAGCTTATAACTTTGCAAAAGATAAACCTTTGAGTCTTATTAACGGTAGTAATCTTTTGTATTTAATGGAAAAGCACGGTTATAATGTAAAAATAGACTTGAAGGAAGCTAAAGAAGCTGCTAAGTAA